Below is a genomic region from Equus caballus isolate H_3958 breed thoroughbred chromosome X, TB-T2T, whole genome shotgun sequence.
TAGTTAAAGTTTTTCCCAGGCATTGGTTACCAGTGCTTGGTGTTCTTCCTGACGTTTATAGATAGTGATGATGAGATGATACTCATGTAAATTATAACAGTAATCATAAGGATTTCAAAAATCAAATACCACTGTCTGTATTTAACATTTCTTCCTATgccaaaaaaaatcaatttcttaaGGATCCATGTTTAAGTGTGAGTTAAAAACAGTATGAATAGATAAAAGCTTTagttaaaatgtgaaataattgaTTATAAAAGATGAGAATACAAACTTAGAAATATCcaaattttcctgaaattcacAGTAcagaaagaaactataaaattaGTTGTCttacttgacaaataaaaatgacaagcaataggatatattggagtatatgaggaagccatttggtataaacctaattcggcctgactttgtttttccaaaagagcctgactgtggccattgagcatgcattgtatatctgcttatgagataaaggtgcaacttccctccccctcccaacgttggcatctccttaaaggtTAAGCATCTTGCTTTAGGCTGGGAAttgattgcagcgctcatctgtgaccgcccaactcgaggcaacagacctgccaccctgtggGGTTCACCAAGACAACaggcctatctgctgtttccatcaatcgctgtgctgacagagcaggctcatgactattgtaaaagggacatttcaatcatatgtgaaacatactctttgagggtagataaccaccctgtatacccccacttctttgtgatgaggattttaggctgtctaattttaaaactgcagatgagaagcaggctccgaggagtggaatttgcttgccctttgatcagagacagttgcatttttgaaggaaatctccatgcctccctctctgtgccaggaggaaggggggatggccttatctcaggaaactcttaatggggaaggcaagaacttaggTTGCTtgctgtctggcaacctcatgtaactgaccccccaccccaaaatcctcctttgtctttagctgaagataatatttgagagGTGACTTCTGCcgtttactcaatccggtttgattcttatctaaaagttgtgggaccgcccaatggccggaccctactggcactggtaccattttaactttttttttgtctcgtaaagagataactcacatacctatgccttaaatttagctctaaccctcaacttggggcagcagaagctctgactgcccatgggtcctgtccccatgctattctatactattctctaaataaaagagcactactgccagatcttaagagtctaagaaatctttctttcgacttctgggctcactgaccccgcatcacttggagtgctctgttcctttgtggaaagactctcccgggttataatcctcagatttaaggtcagaataaactcacccaaattttcatttataggttggttttggattattttcgttgacataCTTAAtgcttgaaattttaaatttgggGAGCCAACCGTGAGACATCATTTTTACCTGTCTTCTTTAGTCATGGCAAAATCCTCTGCATATCAAGTTGACTGCTTTGCATATCTCCTTCAGGTTCATATTTAATGCACTCAGAAGACCCAAAGTTTCGAAGTTCCCAAGGAGCCACTAGATTAGAGCCAATCTGCCGTTGCCAAACCCGAGTACCTAACTAGGACTTCTAAACaagtattaaatatttcattctctaGAAAAATACCTTGAGTACTAGTGATTTTAAGTTGCAATAGTATGCCcatgttctatttcttatttctcattaTATAGGTGCATTAGAAAATTCTTGCTTAAGAAAGTTTAGACTTCTATGCACTGTTCTCCTTATCACATCCCTTTTCCTTTGTAACATGCATCCTTTTGGATCCTAAATCAATAAAACTACCAATAATGAATGTGACCAGTCTAACTTTTGGTGAAAACTGGCATGAAGAATGCTTATATATGACATTCAAGGAATGAAAATTACATAATGCTTGCGATAATAGCATAATTACTCAGCACTTGATGTAAGCAAACAGAATGGAACTTACGGAGGACTTTAATATTATTTCAGCCACTCCAGAGGTACAAACTTTTCAAATATCTTCAGTGGTTATTCCCACATTTCCATAGATGACTTAATTTTATTCCTCCCCATGTAGAGTATTGATGGGAGTAGATGAGATCAAAAGGAGACTGGAAGTAGGAATAAATAGTCAGTGTTTTAGGCATAAAGACAGTCTATCCTGGCTAAATTAAATGTATTGGTGTAATATGTACTTGCAGAAGCCACACATTTTGCTAGGAATCTTGTAAACAATCTACATATGAAAATGTCAGTGTCTGAGACTGCTACTGCAGGTTTTAAGGTGACTGTATTGAAGCCACCGTGCATACAGCCAGGTGAGCAATCTGAAGATGGATTGATGGGGGGGACAAAAAGACACTTCATATGCAAAAACTCATTTCAAAGCCACCCGAATTGCTAACACTCTTTGTCTTACAAATGTGAAGCTATACTtccagtgaacaaaacaaagtactAAAATCCATTAGAAAGTATGTGTGAAACATTCAGGCTTTGAGGACTTGGTTTTGATTATtcgaaaggaagagaaaggacatAAAATGGATTTCCACCTGAATAGGGGTTTGTGCCCGGGCCACCACAGTTCATTTGAAATTAGGGCCAACAGTAATAAATGGTTTAATATGACCCTTAAGTTCTCTCTTCATTTTGACCAGAATGATTGGCAAGTCTATGAACAAATAGGTTATTTTCTATAGAAGGGCTATGATCCATCTACTTTCTATTGCCAGATTTGAAATCTCTTCATATTTTGGTTGAACTACAAACCTTTGCACACTGACTACACAAACATATCCTATGACCATGGGTTAGTGCTGGTGATTAGTGAAAATAATTACTCATTATAATGCCTGTAAGGAAGTTACtaccaccagataaccagcccccagctgccactgactCCCAGCAGTCTGGTtacccaagggcttatctggagtgaaagaaacccggacttcccctttgtttctctgaaactcctcttCCCAaaccccttagctctataaagacccctcttctgtcttctttcattaagatggatttgagagaacctatcctcctgccttctcattttggaCAATTCAAATActtccatctccaagcactggtCCCTCAGTGATTAGCTCACTGTGCATCAGgacacaaacttgagattaagaggtttggtaacAGTTCTATTGCCTGACATTCTCATGCATGTATTCTGACTTGTCTCCTACTGGATGCACTACTATTTCCACTTCATCCTCTTAGAGCTAACATGAAACAACACCAAATAGTGGCAAATATGGCACTATCTTAAAACAGAAACTTGAATAAAACCAAGCTCAAGGGTGACTCAGACATATAGAAAAATGAGTCAAGCTCTACAACACATTTAACCATTCTTCTTTTAGTTTACCTTGAAAAATCATATCTCATACTTCTCTTAAAAAGTCACATCTCATATTAGTACATGACTGACTTTGTTGCTAACTAGTTACAATAAGGCACTAATGTTAGATGGCCAAACACAAAGGGTGCTCATAGAAACTGAGCTGACTATACCTCAAATTTATAGTCCTAAAGTGGATTATTAATATAGTTATGAATAGggccacacacaaagagacatTCATGTTTACATGGCATTTACTAATTGAAAACAGACATCCTATCAAAAATCCATCCATAGAAGCTTGCCATAGAGAAAGTTCTAGCTATGCTGTTGGATCACTAAATATATAAATCCTCCTCTTCTATTTAGAAGAATTTTgatagaaaaaaacatttgagaagATCTGTATCAGCAGCCAGATACACTCAAAATGCATGATGTAGGAAGGTGCGGAATACTTTATTGAATTATCACTTTTCAAGCTGTCTCTATATTGGGCTACTAAATTGATAACTTTttactaaattataaaattaagttACATTGTGGAGGGAAATATCCCTCCAACtggttttatagatttttttaattgagcatctttttcctGAGGGAAAATGTAAGAAACTGTACTGACTGGTCATTatgatacattaaaataattaaaattacaataattaaaataatacattaaaataaaataatagatgatCTGAATGTTAAGATAATATAGCATTAAACACTTCTTGGCATCACAATATTTCAAAACCGTGGGTGTGATAGTTAGTTCTCTCTCTTGCATTATTATGCACATTCCTAAAACATAAACCTAGTGGCACTGTAGGCTAAGAGATTCTCAGTTTTGCATTCCTTCTGCCTTTTTAATCTAGATGCTAATCAGTAGAAAAGTCATGCCAATTCAGAGTTAGAAATCAGACCTTTTCTAAGACCATGGTATGGTGTTTTTTTAGCAAAATGTTTTTACCTACTTTGCCTAATCCTATTTTAAATACTCTAATTTTAAATAGCTCACAGGGCAGTACTTGTAGCTTTTACCTTGATATAACTGATTCCAtacttaattaaattttatgGCAGCTCAGATCTGAAAAAGCAATCTATTGCTCCCCTGTCAGACTTAGAAAAGACTGAGGTGTCAAAGTGCACACTTCTTGGTCCATACTAAATTGATGGCTGTGTCTACAGGAAACCAATACACCAGATGATTGAGCCTTTTctataaattcagaaaaatttaaagaaactatCCAACTTGATAATTTAGGGCTAGAATAGTCAAAAATTAGTTTTTTCAAGTGGGTTTCATAAGGGGTTTTGTAGATATATTATGCATGAAAGCAGACTATTATCACATTTATTACACATTGTTTGGATCAACATAacattcacctttttaaaaatgactttattttttaagagcagttttagatttacaacaaaattaagaggaaggtacagagatttctcatagaCCACTACCACCACACATGCATAGTTTTCTTTATTATCAACATCACTTACCAAAATAGTACATTTTTTACTAAGGATGATACATCCTAATCACCCAatgtccatagtttaccttagggttcactcttggtgttgtacattctatgcgTTTGGAAAaaagtataatgacatatatccatcattataatatcacacagaacattttcattgtcctgaaaatcctctgtgctctgcttactcatcccccaccccaatccctggtaaccactgatccttttataatctccatagtttttccttttccagaacatcatattGTTGAAATCATATGGTAcgtagacttttcagattggcttttttcactgagaaatatgaaatttaaggtttctccatgtcttttcatggcttgataactcatttcttttcagtactgaataatattccattgtctggatgtatcagtttatttatccatttacctactgaaagacatcttggttgcttccaagctttggcaattatgaataaagttgctataaacatccatgtgtaggCTCctgtatggacataagttttcaactcctttaggtaaataccaaggaccatgattgctggatcctatgggaagaatatgtttagttttgtaagaaaccaccaaaccgtcttccaaagtagctgtacaaatttccattctcaccagcaatgtaacagagttcttgttgctccacatccttgacagcatttggtgttgccagtgttctgaattttgaccactctaataggtgtgtagtaatatctcattgttgttttaatttgcatttccctgataaaaTATGACTtggatcatcttttcatatgcttatttgttaTCTGAATGCCATCTTTGGCAAGGTATCTGTTAAAGTCTTtgcatcattttttaattttttttttaattattaagttttaagacttttttttatattttggataacagtcttttataGATGAAAGATGTGtcttttacaagtattttctccctaTCTGTGGCTTGTCCtctaattctcttgatattgtttttcacagagcagaagtttttaattgtaatgaattccagtttatcaattttttctttcatggattgtgtctttggtgttgtatctaaaaaggcatcaccataccccaggtcatctaggttttctcctacgttatcttctaagagttttatagttttgtattttatatttaggtctatgatccattttgaattagtttttgtgaagggtataaaGTTTatatctagattcattttttttgcatgagTATGTACAATTGttttagcaccatttgttgaagagactatctttcctCCACTGTAAGATTCacattttttgttaatttagaTATTGTTTCGGTGATGGCAGTAGAAATTGGTACTCTGTTCTCTCACTTCAGATAATAACtgcatttctattttctttttattacaaatCAATAATGCAATTAGCATAGCAAGATCCCCAGAATTATTTACACAATTATTGcttttattaagaaaagaatctccacataaaatgtaaaacagcTTGAAACAAAATCATGAAACAAGTTCCAGAAAAGcactctccagagaaacaaaatagtGTGCCTTTTATGCAacctgttttctttaaaatttcgtAACAACTAAAGATAGACTAGCACCAACCAAAGCAAGGAACTCACTATTCACTGAAAGAATCAACACAATCCAGTTTGGGCCCCCAAAAGAAAATGTACCATCCTTCAGTTACATTGACACTGTTTTAGACCATTAATTCCCTTATTTTGTTTAACTTATGGAAAAGCAACGTTAGTACATGAGTAAGAAACTAAGAAGTCTGACCATGCATATGTACCACTTACTATTTCAACCAAATTACAATTATAATCAACATAATCTGATGTATATTTAATTGCATTCATAAATTGTTTGCAGTATAGGTAGACATAAATTGTAAGTAGTTAGCATACATAATGCTAATTGATTAATATTACCTTTACATAGACACatcctactctctctctctcacagacacacacagacacacacacagacacacacacatgtttcTTGTCTTACTTTTAGATCtccaatttttcaaataattgtttcATTATTTGAATTTCATAGACAGTGAGAGGCAGTGGTGGGGATTCATATTAAGAAAGATCACATAGATTgataactgtgagaaatacaagCATAAGGAAGCAGAATGAGGGACGTTTAGGTGGATAGTTAGTGTTGAAAGGTCTTGGCACATAGGTAGACAATGAAATATGGCAGCCAGAAGTGGGGTTCGAAGATCTGAGTCTATAACAAAATCCATAATTAACGCATGGCAGCACCTGGAAGCAGATAGAGCAACAGGGTAGTCTCAAGTCTGAAAAGGGGCCATGTTCTTAGGTCAAAAAGGGACTCTGATTGCAAGATTAAAGGGATTCAGGTCCAGGTAATATTGGGATAACTACTTCAGAAGTAATACTTGAAGACTCATCAGAATATACGTCTGGTATGAAAAAGAAGCCAAAGTgacttttctaaatataaatcaGAGCATTTCTTGCTCAACATTTCCAGCAGTTTTCTATCACACTCAGAATGAAATCTAAACTCTTTGCCATGGCTTACAAGGCTTACCTTGACTTGCCCTACCACTACCCCATCTTTTTGATATTCCTTAGAACACGCCAAACTCACTCTCATCTCTGTGCTTTTGGAGTTGCTGTACTCTGTGCCTACAACTGTGGCTCATTCCTGTAATTAATTAAGGCCTCTGCTCAAGTATCACCTTCTCAGTGATGTCTTCTCTGAGAACCCTATCTAAAATAGCAACCCACCACTCTTGAATCCATTACtactctatttttctttgtccatgacattgttgaatatatttatttgtttattttgtaccTCCTCCATTAGAATATCAGTTCCATGAAGGCGGAACTTTCTGTCGATTGTGTCACTGTTGTATCACTAGCTCCAGAGTGAGAATTACTGCTACAAAGCTAATGAAACTTAAACTTTAGGGAGTCTCATTTGCATAGGGCCCTGTCAATGTCCTGCAtgtaattttgatttataatttcATAGTCGTCTTTGCAAAGTGGGTCTATCAGCATTGTGTAAGCTTTAGATCCCACTAACCTCTGCTTAGCATCCAGTGCCTGGAACTTCATAAGcccttaataaattttttttttgaaggagagTTTGTATTACTTATGTACAGAAAACTCAACCGCGTGCGCTCAGCCCAGCTTGGTGGCCAGTTCTTTAGCCTTTGCCATCTCCAGCTTGGTGATGCGAGCCACCGATTTTGGACCCAAGACGTTGCCTCCCCAGTAACAGCCGATCTCGTCGTATCTGTCGTTGTAGTTGGTCCTGATAGCTTCCACCAGCTTAGCCAGAGCTCCTTTGTCTTCCGAGTTGACTTGTGTGACAGCGACGGTGGTACAGGTCTTCCTGTGGACCAGACGCCCCAGCCGGGCCTTGGCCTTGATGATGCAGTAGGGCACCCCCATCTTCCGACACAGGGCAGGAAGGAAGACGACCAGCTCGATGGGATCCACGTCGTGTGCGATCACTACCAGCTGAGCCTTCTTGTTCTCCATCAAGGTGGTGACAGTATTGACCCCTGCTCGAAGGACCGGTGGCCTCTTAGTGGGGACATCCCCTTTGCCAGCAGCCTTCTTCTCAGCCCGGGCCAGCAGCCTCTGcttcttttcttgctttgtcTCTGGTCTGTACTTGTGGGCTAGCTTGAGCAGCTGAGTAGCTATCTGGCGGTCCAGGGCCTGGGTGAACTTGTTGATCGTGGGAGGTACCTTGACCCGCTCATAGAGGATCGCCCTCTGTTGCTGCAGCCGGATGTAGCGCGGCCATTTGACGAAGCGGGTGACGTCCCGTTTGTGCTGGATGCCCTGTCCGATGCTGAAATTCTTGGGCCTCTTCTCAAACAGCGGGTTCCCCACCTTCTTGGTCTCCTGCTTCTTCACGACCGCAGGGGCCGGGGCCACCTTCTTCCCCTTGGCCTTCTTCCCTTTCGGCATCTTGGGCGGCTGGAGGAGAGAGGCATAAgcccttaataaatgttttttgaatgaaagaataaaaatgagtgaatattttaaatacattagaATAAAAAGATTAATGAACTCTTTCCTTGATAGCAAGTTTTGATAAGTGCTTGGCTTGATTGAAGGGCATAAAGATGTTGAGTGTCCATTGAGGATATGGCTGCTctgaaagacaaggaagagacGCTAGAAGAGGATGCTGTAGGCTCTAAGTAAATTTTGGTTAATTCATAAATACTCCTAGAGTCGGGATACTAAGTTAGGCCAGTGGTATACATTATGATTTACTACCTTAATAAATGGTGTTCCAATTATAATTCCATTCCTTGTGACACAGCCTTCTTTCTCTTATATTTCCTAAGATATGAGGTACCCTTTCTAGTATATCCAGGGAGTGTCCATACTTTAAGGAAATCATTGAAGCATGACTGCCTCCTCATTACTGCACTgggttatttcttccttttcgcTACAATTCTTTTTACAGTCCCTAAGGCTTTTAAGAAAGTCATGGATTCAACCAAGATTGTGCCGTAAAGTGGCATTTGCCCAGTGGAAAAATAGATGTGCAATGTATGCATACCTTGTAAATAcagttaaatacatatatacatattcattcacactaatatattataaaatatatataatatatgtgagagagagagacatttagCAAGCAAAACCTAGGATTTATTTTCACTTGTTAATAGTAGCTTCTCCATAGGATCACCCAGCTCTTCCTGAGTCATTAATAAGGAATTCATAAAAGTGAGCTATTAATAAAAGAGCTTAGTTAAATAATACATTACATTCTAAATAATGGTCAAAACTAGTTACAATGGAAACTATCTATGAATTGATCACTCTCAATTTATAGAAGCCCATCTGCCTTGGTTTTTAATCTACTCAAATTGTTTTTTGGCCAGTAGCACTGCCTGAGGCAACTTTATATCAACCTGACAAAAAGCAATAGAAAGTCTTGCTTCAGAGGTTCTCATTGCTTAAAGCTACAATACTTCTTTAAAAGCTCCAAGGTgttataattaaaaatgtatcaaTTGCTTAACTTGTCAACCAAAGGCAGTTATTGTAAAGCATTATTTCCCCTCAAACAGCTAGATTTTCATTGCTCATGTGTGATTGCATTTGTAGAAAAATACAATTCAACTTTAAATTTAACTTCTGAGAAAGAAACCTCATCAAAGCATCTCCAAAACTTTCTGGAATCTGTCCACTTTCTGGGAAGCTGTACATACTAACTTTCTATTCACAGTTACAGATAAATATGCACAAACACAGGTAACACGCAGATTTTTGATGGTGACTTGAGAGGATGGGTGAAAAGACTCTCTCCATAAATGCTAATTTAACTTTAGAAACAGAATGGCAATTGAAATTGTAAAGAGATATTTCTTTTCAGtgatttctttcctattttatcCTTCCTTTGCCCCTCTTTTCCTCAAGAAATGCAGAATGCAATTAGTAGCATAATGATTAAAGGAATAATTAGACACTGCAGGCTCACATCACAATAATTTAGGACAATTTCAAGCTTTTACTACTATGTCAAATTAGCAAATTCTCTGTGTTACAAAAAAGTTCATGAAGCAGCATTACCCTATCTTCCCCTGATTCCAccaccacacgcacacacacacaaagacacattgATGGCAAAGGGAACATTCTTTTATCTTgtatgaaaaggaataaaatcacttttccataaattaaaattcaagaaTCAGTTCTACTCTGTTGTTTTTGTGCGAAGAAGTTGTTTTTCACACataggttttattttaattaaataacagACTCAACCCACTGCAAATAATTGCATTGTTAATCTCACTACATTACTTTGAACTGAAAGTGAGGAAAAACTAGTCAATGTTAATCAATTGCCTTGGAGGAACAGAGAGCTCTTTTGACAGAGTTGCATAATGGATGAAGCACAAAATGAGATAATTGGGAGATGTTTGTCCTAGAGGGTGCTAAGTTCGTAATTACAATTTAAAAGTTCTCTCATATCCTAATATTATCCTTTGTAAAGACACACATTCTATCTTTACTTGACTGCATCAATACCTATTTTTTCAAACCAATAATGTTCTGTTTGTCTGTGACCTAGCCTAAGGTTGGAAAACtaacaaaataaagtaaataatgtCAActactcatatttttttttcctgatgtgaGTGCTATTGCATGGTCATTCACAGATAGCTCCTTAACCAGAGAAGTGAAGCCTTTCTTAAATGCTTGACCCCAGAGTGGCTCTGGAAAAAGCAAACATTTGAATACTTTATTCCAAAATTTTAAATCTGCTTTGTTTCAAGATTATGTTTTATAAACTCCAAAATCTCCAAGTGAATGTCTATATATTAGGATGTTAAAAAAGTCATGGGCAGATAAAGAATTCTTCAGAGATGCTTTATATCAAGTAGTGATGATAGTTCAACAACTTGTTTCTTTCAAGACAATCAAAGCATTTTGTTAAAAACTCTTTGTGCCTTGTGATATAGTCAAGGTATAATCCCTTAACACACAACAACAAGACAGCTACTAATATTTGGCATTATGTTGTTTCTTTCGAGTTTATAAAAACACTTTCTTCTTTACAACAATCTTGTGAAGTAGGTAAGGCTAGCTTCATAAGCTCCATTGCCATTGTATAGTTGAGAAAATTGGGGCTTAGTCAGTAGCTagcagagagagaatttgaattcaggtcttctgactccagatCTAATGCTTATTTTCCTATACAAcattaagaaataataatttaaagaacCAAAGAAGAAGGTAGAGGGGTGTTAAAACCATGACATGGGTGCCCACTCTCTTTTTCACACCAGTCATGGGAATAGTTACtagctttttctctttcacaagtTTCATAGCGATAACAATGCGTGTCATAATGCCTAGCTGAGTGCCTGGTCTGTACAGATTATataaaatgtcaattttaatttaaatattcataatttGCATCTCTCTGCCAGCACATATCCTCCTGTTGGTCGATAAGCCCTTAACAAATACTTTGAGAAGGTTTTACCACAGCCATATAATTAACATTGGTGAAAA
It encodes:
- the LOC100059927 gene encoding large ribosomal subunit protein eL8; translation: MPKGKKAKGKKVAPAPAVVKKQETKKVGNPLFEKRPKNFSIGQGIQHKRDVTRFVKWPRYIRLQQQRAILYERVKVPPTINKFTQALDRQIATQLLKLAHKYRPETKQEKKQRLLARAEKKAAGKGDVPTKRPPVLRAGVNTVTTLMENKKAQLVVIAHDVDPIELVVFLPALCRKMGVPYCIIKAKARLGRLVHRKTCTTVAVTQVNSEDKGALAKLVEAIRTNYNDRYDEIGCYWGGNVLGPKSVARITKLEMAKAKELATKLG